A single region of the Gammaproteobacteria bacterium genome encodes:
- the trxA gene encoding thioredoxin gives MSDSEYIVDVTLENFEEVVLNSSMQQPVLVDFWADWCQPCQALIPVLSKLAEEYQGQFILAKVNSDEQQEIAVQFGVRSLPTVKVLFQGQIVDEFMGAIPESEIRELLSKHITAPPAAPESIEEPSITKQAETLFQAGEQSTALQLLEKTRAEQPEESELTLCHAKLLLKSLQVDEALAVLKQLPRDARDSSDALRLQAQAHFTQIAQSSKHSETQLQQQLEQGINESETLYQLAALKVAQGEFEAALDLLLTLLQKDRSYNDDAARKGMLEIFNIIEGDPLVSQFRRRMFNFLH, from the coding sequence ATGAGCGATTCAGAGTACATCGTTGACGTTACCCTAGAAAATTTTGAAGAAGTGGTGCTCAACAGCTCCATGCAACAACCCGTATTGGTGGATTTTTGGGCCGATTGGTGCCAACCCTGCCAAGCACTGATTCCCGTCTTGAGCAAATTAGCTGAAGAGTACCAAGGCCAATTCATCCTTGCCAAGGTTAACAGCGACGAACAGCAAGAGATTGCGGTTCAATTTGGGGTACGCAGCCTGCCAACGGTCAAAGTGCTGTTTCAAGGCCAGATTGTTGATGAATTTATGGGTGCCATTCCAGAAAGTGAAATCCGCGAATTGCTCAGCAAACACATCACCGCCCCACCCGCCGCTCCCGAATCGATAGAAGAACCGTCCATCACCAAACAAGCCGAAACCCTGTTTCAAGCAGGAGAGCAGAGTACCGCACTGCAACTGCTGGAAAAAACCCGCGCAGAACAGCCCGAAGAAAGCGAGCTGACACTCTGCCACGCCAAACTGCTACTAAAAAGTCTGCAAGTGGACGAGGCCTTAGCAGTGTTGAAACAACTGCCCAGAGATGCCCGCGACAGCAGCGATGCTCTGCGTCTGCAGGCTCAAGCGCACTTCACCCAAATCGCACAAAGCAGTAAACACAGCGAAACTCAATTACAACAGCAGCTAGAACAGGGCATCAATGAAAGTGAAACCCTCTACCAACTGGCCGCGCTCAAAGTAGCCCAAGGGGAATTTGAGGCTGCACTGGATCTGCTGCTCACCTTGCTGCAAAAAGACCGCAGCTACAACGACGATGCCGCCCGCAAGGGGATGCTGGAGATTTTTAATATCATTGAAGGCGACCCCTTAGTGAGCCAGTTCCGTCGTCGCATGTTTAATTTCCTTCACTAA
- a CDS encoding OmpA family protein yields the protein MVLRNALTAAAVALTLSACAVDDPNQRAKMGAAIGAVAGAVLGHQVNGKNGKYVGALVGAIAGGAAGSYMDKQQKELDDALAAEQQDGAVTIERLADNTVRLRLSSEVSFDVNKSSLKPNFEPTLNKLATVLGKYDSTVVHVVGFTDSSGKESYNLDLSKRRSNSVINYLVGRGLPSDRLRVEGRGEAQPIADNGSAAGRSQNRRVEVYLKPVIEGQENQAYRSPV from the coding sequence ATGGTTTTGCGTAATGCTCTTACTGCTGCTGCGGTAGCTTTGACTCTCTCTGCGTGTGCGGTAGATGATCCCAATCAGCGTGCCAAAATGGGGGCGGCGATTGGGGCGGTTGCGGGCGCTGTTTTGGGGCATCAAGTTAACGGTAAAAATGGCAAATATGTGGGTGCTTTGGTGGGTGCGATTGCCGGAGGTGCGGCGGGCAGTTACATGGATAAGCAGCAAAAAGAACTGGATGATGCCTTGGCAGCAGAGCAGCAAGACGGTGCGGTGACCATCGAACGTTTGGCGGACAACACCGTACGTCTGCGTTTGAGCAGCGAAGTCTCTTTTGATGTGAACAAGTCCAGTTTGAAACCTAATTTTGAACCGACCCTGAATAAGTTGGCGACGGTTTTAGGTAAATACGACAGCACTGTGGTTCATGTGGTGGGTTTTACCGACAGCTCAGGTAAAGAGTCTTATAACTTGGATCTCTCCAAACGCCGTTCTAATTCGGTGATTAACTATTTGGTGGGTCGTGGTTTGCCTAGTGATCGTCTGCGCGTTGAAGGTCGAGGTGAAGCTCAGCCGATTGCGGATAACGGCAGTGCTGCGGGTCGCAGTCAGAATCGTCGGGTTGAGGTTTATTTGAAACCAGTGATTGAGGGACAAGAGAATCAGGCTTATCGCTCTCCTGTGTAA
- a CDS encoding phosphate ABC transporter substrate-binding protein, whose amino-acid sequence MNNKLLLPLLSIGFCLTTGSAKAALPVDSTLPDYSTTSELSGTLSSVGSDSLEKIMQQWQATFKQRHPNVQTKIKAKGSSTAPKALIKEEANIGPMSRKMKRTEVKAFKEKYGYKPTKIPVAMDTLAIYVHKDNPIKGLRFADLDSIFSHEHKCGKHKEIKVWGDLGLTGKWKNQTIHAYGRNKKSGTYGYIKKRALCNGAYGKEVSQEENFESITKKVAVSLGGIGYASMAYQNKSVRIIPMAKSRGQKLVLPTPENTLNRHYPLGRFLYVYINRDPTKPVAEVEWEFIKLMLSKQGQEIISNNGYIPLSLKMIKKTLKKLKKVK is encoded by the coding sequence ATGAACAACAAATTATTACTGCCGCTGCTCAGCATCGGTTTCTGTCTGACAACCGGCAGCGCGAAAGCAGCCCTGCCTGTTGATTCCACACTCCCCGACTACAGCACCACCAGCGAGCTCTCTGGTACCTTGTCCAGCGTCGGCTCCGACAGTCTGGAAAAAATCATGCAGCAATGGCAAGCTACCTTTAAACAAAGACACCCGAACGTACAGACAAAAATAAAGGCCAAAGGCTCTTCCACCGCCCCCAAAGCCCTGATTAAAGAAGAGGCTAACATCGGCCCCATGAGCCGAAAAATGAAACGCACAGAGGTAAAGGCCTTCAAAGAAAAATACGGTTACAAACCCACCAAAATCCCTGTTGCTATGGACACGCTGGCCATATACGTTCATAAAGACAACCCCATCAAAGGCTTACGTTTTGCCGATCTCGATTCGATCTTCTCTCATGAGCACAAATGCGGCAAACATAAAGAAATAAAAGTCTGGGGTGATTTGGGCCTCACAGGAAAATGGAAGAACCAAACCATACACGCCTACGGCCGCAACAAAAAATCCGGTACCTATGGCTACATCAAGAAACGCGCACTCTGCAATGGAGCATACGGAAAAGAGGTCTCACAAGAAGAGAACTTTGAAAGCATCACCAAGAAAGTTGCCGTTTCTCTTGGAGGCATTGGCTACGCCAGTATGGCCTATCAAAACAAGTCAGTGCGAATCATTCCTATGGCCAAAAGCAGAGGCCAAAAGCTCGTTTTACCGACCCCAGAAAACACCCTGAATCGACATTACCCCTTAGGACGATTCCTCTACGTTTACATCAACAGAGACCCAACAAAACCCGTAGCTGAAGTTGAATGGGAGTTCATTAAGCTGATGCTCTCCAAACAAGGTCAAGAGATTATCAGTAACAACGGTTATATCCCTCTGTCACTCAAGATGATCAAAAAGACCCTGAAAAAGCTCAAAAAGGTTAAATAG
- a CDS encoding c-type cytochrome, whose product MRPSRKQNHYAFAILISLFFSLTASAAWTPPDKEHKRINVIEVDVENGEEVYGELCAGCHSLEAWGSEDGEYPQIAGQHKSVLLKQVLDIRHKRRLNPPMDLIVAKNNLPDQDLADVVTYISLLPLSTDGGKGNGHLVKRGKRIFQQNCAVCHGPAGQGNDDFAYPKLQSQQYAYLLRQLKNVQVGKRQVPVAMSVIVKKLKEKDLYAITDYLSRIEPPKQKNASLAHMADIMAQFSDAAAEEKKVIEWTPLGEEGNKILALKADIKAGETLYKNVCAACHGAQGWGVTNGQYPQLAGQHKQVIVKQILDMRHRFRINPFMDEIVKPKTLGGDQGLINVASYIESLPMSTNNGVGDARQLKLGGLLFAKNCSICHGTEAQGLAAAAFPRLQAQHFNYLTRQLKNVRNNKRIVPTAMLDAVKTLSEAETRAIADYLSRATPPQKKIATDSGTLDILNQLKLFFQDQQQ is encoded by the coding sequence ATGAGACCCAGCAGGAAGCAGAACCACTACGCATTTGCCATCCTTATATCACTGTTTTTTAGCCTCACGGCATCGGCAGCATGGACACCGCCCGATAAAGAACATAAAAGAATCAACGTCATTGAAGTGGATGTAGAAAATGGAGAAGAGGTCTACGGTGAACTCTGTGCGGGCTGCCACAGCTTAGAAGCGTGGGGATCGGAAGACGGTGAATACCCTCAAATCGCAGGTCAGCACAAAAGCGTGCTCCTAAAACAGGTTTTGGACATTCGCCACAAACGCCGCCTCAACCCACCAATGGATCTCATTGTGGCCAAAAATAATTTGCCTGATCAAGATCTGGCCGATGTGGTCACCTACATTTCTCTACTGCCCCTCAGTACAGACGGCGGTAAAGGCAATGGCCACCTAGTGAAACGTGGCAAACGCATCTTCCAACAAAACTGCGCCGTCTGCCACGGTCCAGCAGGACAGGGCAATGATGATTTTGCTTATCCAAAATTACAAAGCCAACAATACGCCTACCTGTTACGCCAACTAAAAAATGTACAAGTAGGAAAACGGCAAGTACCTGTGGCGATGAGCGTCATTGTTAAAAAACTAAAAGAGAAAGACCTCTACGCCATCACCGATTATCTGTCTCGCATCGAACCACCCAAGCAGAAAAACGCCTCTCTGGCTCATATGGCCGACATTATGGCTCAATTCAGTGATGCTGCCGCTGAAGAGAAAAAAGTGATTGAGTGGACTCCTCTTGGAGAAGAAGGGAATAAAATCCTCGCTCTCAAAGCCGACATCAAAGCAGGTGAAACGCTTTATAAAAACGTGTGTGCCGCTTGCCACGGAGCACAAGGCTGGGGCGTAACCAATGGCCAATACCCTCAACTGGCTGGTCAACACAAACAGGTGATCGTCAAACAAATTCTGGACATGCGCCACAGATTCCGTATCAACCCCTTTATGGATGAGATCGTTAAGCCCAAAACACTGGGGGGTGATCAAGGCTTAATCAATGTGGCCAGTTACATTGAATCACTGCCCATGAGCACCAATAACGGGGTGGGTGATGCCCGTCAACTCAAACTAGGAGGGTTACTCTTCGCCAAAAACTGCTCCATCTGTCACGGCACAGAAGCCCAAGGCTTGGCCGCAGCGGCTTTTCCTCGCTTGCAAGCACAACATTTTAACTATCTGACACGACAGTTAAAAAATGTCCGCAACAACAAACGCATCGTGCCAACCGCCATGCTTGATGCTGTCAAAACACTCTCCGAAGCCGAGACAAGGGCAATTGCAGACTATCTCTCTCGTGCTACCCCACCCCAAAAGAAAATTGCCACAGACAGCGGTACGCTGGATATTTTGAACCAACTCAAGCTTTTCTTCCAAGATCAGCAACAATAG
- a CDS encoding DEAD/DEAH box helicase, translating to MSTDTDIQFSQLGLAAPILKAVQEVGYEVPSPIQAQSIPPLLEGRDLLGQAQTGTGKTAAFALPLLSRLDVSLKHPQMLVLAPTRELAIQVAEAIQTYARHMKGFHILPIYGGQSMGIQLKQLRRGAQVIVGTPGRVLDHLNRKTLKLDKLTSLVLDEADEMLRMGFIDDVETILDHSPDERQVVLFSATMPDVIRRVANKYLKDPIEIRIKNKTATVSTVDQRYWQVSGTHKLDALTRILEAEDFQAMIIFVRTKTATVDLAEKLEARGYSTSPLNGDMNQPLREKAVNRLKKGSLDIIVATDVAARGLDVERITHVINYDIPNDTEAYVHRIGRTGRAGRKGSAILFVAPREKRMLRSIERATRQPIEPMTLPSRNDIKNRRVTQFKELISETLESQNLSFFEEVIDGFQQEKNVGMSEVCAALTYLLQKDRPLQPVEKDIKLKPQREYEPREGRDARGRPERGERGERGRGGDRERKPRRGAEDKPGEGMQRFRIEVGRDDDVQPKHIVGAIANEAGLDSYNIGQIKLHDAYSTVDLPSDMPREVFKHLRKVWVCSKQLQITKLEEGERAPKRTFSKADNGDKPLKVKRKKNKSRPPTE from the coding sequence ATGTCCACTGATACCGATATCCAATTTTCTCAATTGGGTTTAGCCGCCCCGATCCTCAAAGCCGTCCAAGAGGTCGGTTATGAAGTGCCGTCGCCGATTCAGGCACAGAGCATTCCACCGTTGCTGGAGGGGCGTGACTTATTGGGTCAGGCGCAGACCGGAACAGGTAAAACGGCTGCTTTTGCTTTGCCGTTGTTGAGCCGCCTGGATGTGAGCCTTAAACATCCACAGATGTTGGTGCTGGCACCGACTCGCGAGTTGGCCATTCAGGTGGCCGAAGCGATCCAGACCTACGCTCGTCATATGAAAGGCTTCCACATTTTGCCGATCTACGGTGGTCAGTCTATGGGCATTCAGTTGAAGCAACTGCGCCGTGGTGCGCAGGTGATTGTGGGTACGCCAGGGCGGGTGCTTGATCACCTCAATCGTAAGACGTTGAAGCTGGATAAGCTCACCAGCTTGGTGCTGGATGAAGCCGATGAGATGTTGCGCATGGGGTTCATTGACGACGTTGAAACCATTTTGGATCATTCGCCTGACGAGCGCCAAGTGGTGTTGTTTTCCGCCACCATGCCGGATGTGATTCGTCGTGTAGCGAATAAATACCTGAAAGACCCGATTGAAATTCGAATCAAAAATAAAACTGCGACGGTTTCTACGGTTGACCAGCGTTATTGGCAGGTGAGTGGCACACACAAACTGGATGCTTTGACGCGCATTTTGGAAGCGGAAGATTTTCAGGCGATGATTATCTTTGTACGCACCAAAACCGCCACCGTTGATTTGGCTGAGAAGCTCGAAGCGCGAGGTTATTCAACTTCGCCGCTCAACGGCGATATGAATCAACCTTTGCGTGAAAAAGCGGTGAATCGGCTGAAAAAGGGTTCTCTGGACATCATCGTCGCCACCGATGTGGCGGCGCGTGGTTTGGATGTGGAGCGCATCACCCATGTGATCAATTACGACATTCCCAATGACACCGAAGCTTATGTGCATCGCATCGGTCGTACCGGTCGTGCCGGTCGAAAGGGCAGTGCGATTTTGTTTGTTGCCCCTCGTGAGAAACGCATGTTGCGCTCGATTGAACGCGCCACGCGCCAGCCCATTGAGCCGATGACGTTGCCGAGTCGTAATGACATTAAAAACCGGCGTGTGACCCAGTTTAAAGAGCTGATCAGTGAGACGCTGGAAAGCCAAAATCTGAGTTTTTTTGAAGAGGTCATTGATGGCTTTCAACAAGAGAAAAACGTTGGCATGAGTGAAGTCTGTGCAGCTTTGACGTATCTGTTGCAAAAAGATCGCCCACTGCAACCGGTGGAAAAAGACATCAAGCTCAAGCCGCAACGAGAATATGAGCCGCGTGAAGGCCGTGATGCTCGTGGTCGCCCTGAGCGGGGTGAGCGCGGTGAACGAGGCCGTGGTGGTGATCGTGAGCGTAAACCGCGTCGTGGTGCCGAGGACAAGCCCGGTGAAGGCATGCAGCGTTTCCGTATCGAAGTGGGACGTGATGACGATGTGCAGCCAAAACACATTGTTGGTGCTATTGCCAATGAAGCGGGGCTGGACAGTTACAATATTGGTCAGATCAAACTGCATGATGCGTACAGTACGGTTGATTTGCCATCGGACATGCCACGCGAGGTGTTTAAACATTTACGTAAGGTGTGGGTCTGTAGCAAACAGTTGCAGATCACCAAGCTGGAAGAAGGCGAGCGTGCTCCCAAACGTACTTTTTCGAAAGCGGATAACGGTGATAAACCCCTTAAAGTGAAACGTAAAAAGAACAAAAGTCGTCCGCCCACGGAGTAA
- a CDS encoding tetratricopeptide repeat protein, with translation MTAANLNSPYIHEGTQAHFSDLVLKNSHQGPVLVNFWNPKAGPCLRQYPLLDKVVHELEGRFLLVNVDTEQEKKIAADYGVTSVPTLKLFRNETVQQTLHGYQDENSLKTLLAKFVARDSDQQIANALVFYRDGNTSQAFNVLAQAVIDDPDNLKVPEVISKLLLKEQRFDEAYRLLSNLPEEARREEEIAALIAQLSFIRIQQKSPSRAELEQRIAQNPDDHRGRYQLAIQQILQHEFEAGLQELLKLMTEVPHFGEQAARKALLATFRLLKNQGPLVEHYRRLMQDALN, from the coding sequence ATGACTGCTGCCAATCTTAACTCACCCTACATCCATGAGGGCACCCAAGCCCATTTTTCCGACCTAGTACTGAAAAACTCTCATCAAGGCCCCGTACTGGTTAACTTTTGGAATCCCAAAGCTGGCCCCTGTCTGCGCCAATATCCGCTGCTGGATAAAGTGGTACACGAGTTGGAAGGGCGCTTTCTACTGGTCAATGTCGATACCGAGCAGGAGAAAAAAATTGCCGCCGATTACGGCGTTACCAGTGTGCCGACCCTGAAGCTGTTTCGCAACGAAACCGTACAGCAAACGCTGCACGGCTACCAAGACGAAAACAGCCTCAAAACGCTGTTAGCCAAATTTGTTGCCCGTGATTCCGACCAACAGATCGCCAACGCCTTGGTTTTTTACCGTGATGGCAACACCAGTCAAGCCTTCAATGTACTGGCGCAAGCCGTCATCGACGATCCTGACAACCTAAAAGTCCCTGAGGTGATCAGCAAACTGCTGCTGAAAGAGCAGCGTTTTGATGAAGCCTACCGACTGCTAAGTAATCTGCCCGAAGAGGCACGCAGAGAAGAAGAGATTGCGGCCTTGATTGCACAGTTGAGCTTTATTCGTATTCAACAAAAAAGCCCCAGCAGAGCCGAGCTTGAACAGCGCATCGCGCAAAACCCCGATGACCATCGCGGCCGTTACCAACTGGCGATTCAGCAAATTTTGCAACACGAGTTTGAAGCAGGTCTGCAAGAGCTGCTGAAATTGATGACGGAAGTACCTCATTTTGGTGAACAAGCCGCTAGAAAAGCACTGTTGGCCACCTTCCGTTTGCTGAAAAACCAAGGGCCATTGGTGGAACACTACCGCCGCTTGATGCAAGACGCGCTCAATTAA
- a CDS encoding transcriptional regulator: MLIEGPFHFSVLDNDYGVRELHLRFSADFQALAVNKQAEQMQAYWASLESELENLPDSDPNLQGMLIVQQVTEQLLPHIQSGEVPLTEEIVIQIQPDSPLSQFMGIEIESNSH, translated from the coding sequence ATGTTAATTGAAGGGCCGTTTCATTTTTCTGTATTGGATAACGATTATGGTGTGCGTGAGTTGCATTTGCGTTTCAGTGCTGACTTTCAAGCGTTGGCGGTGAACAAACAAGCGGAGCAGATGCAGGCGTATTGGGCGAGTTTGGAAAGCGAGTTGGAAAACTTACCCGATTCCGACCCCAACTTACAGGGCATGTTGATTGTGCAACAAGTGACGGAGCAGCTTTTGCCGCACATTCAGTCCGGCGAAGTGCCGTTGACAGAAGAGATTGTGATTCAGATTCAGCCTGACAGCCCACTGTCTCAGTTTATGGGCATTGAGATTGAAAGCAATTCCCATTAA
- a CDS encoding DUF6499 domain-containing protein, producing MKAIPIKPLAEWSDATAYEYTQGHDSALWAWQFLRRNSEYRRDWVQFYTTWQSLEEAYGKAPKRDFSRWKNDPRAYADQGLCEGLEEEAGFGCAGDGGKLLIECWLGAKWGFYKFPLNPEYAQPKVGEELLWREVELQAVRLSVQRCAAYLDSDCTLAFGFDLSLPLKEQLALVKRELQQQKRQQREAIRCQTVQGLAARWLLMLRVLDASGAGIEAAQISAALALDVVSLRNLQQQAEALRDGAYRQMLLLAER from the coding sequence TTGAAAGCAATTCCCATTAAACCGCTTGCAGAGTGGTCTGATGCAACGGCTTATGAGTATACCCAAGGTCATGACAGTGCTCTTTGGGCGTGGCAGTTTTTGCGGCGTAATTCTGAGTACCGCCGAGACTGGGTACAGTTTTACACGACTTGGCAGAGTTTAGAAGAGGCGTATGGCAAAGCGCCGAAGCGTGATTTCAGCCGATGGAAAAACGATCCGCGAGCGTACGCTGATCAAGGGCTCTGTGAAGGGCTGGAGGAAGAGGCCGGTTTTGGTTGTGCGGGAGATGGGGGCAAGCTGCTGATTGAGTGTTGGTTGGGTGCGAAGTGGGGTTTTTATAAATTTCCGCTTAATCCAGAATATGCCCAGCCAAAGGTAGGCGAAGAGTTGCTCTGGCGCGAGGTGGAGCTGCAAGCGGTGCGGCTGTCGGTGCAGAGGTGTGCTGCTTATCTTGACTCCGATTGCACCTTGGCCTTTGGCTTTGATTTGAGTCTGCCGCTCAAAGAGCAGTTGGCGCTGGTTAAACGTGAGTTGCAACAGCAGAAACGCCAGCAGCGTGAGGCGATTCGTTGTCAGACCGTACAAGGTTTGGCTGCGCGCTGGTTGTTGATGTTGCGCGTGTTGGATGCCTCGGGTGCAGGGATTGAGGCAGCGCAGATAAGCGCGGCATTGGCGCTGGATGTTGTGTCGTTGCGCAATCTGCAACAACAAGCGGAGGCGTTGCGTGACGGTGCTTATCGGCAGATGTTGTTATTGGCCGAGAGGTAA
- a CDS encoding peptidylprolyl isomerase, whose product MAEQRIGINKFVEFTYQITDDLGEVVEKMDFPLNYIHGHGSGMHDKVEAQMKGKQAGDKVTVMLEPDEAFGQPDPELMFEDDVDNVPEEFRYVGAEAMFENSNGESKKFVVSKVENGKITLDANHPLAGKTVVFRVEIKTVRDATREELSGKVATGRESGEQYGFSDNGADKRTLN is encoded by the coding sequence ATGGCCGAGCAACGCATTGGAATAAATAAATTTGTCGAGTTTACTTACCAGATCACCGACGACCTCGGCGAGGTGGTTGAGAAGATGGATTTCCCTTTGAACTACATTCACGGCCACGGCAGCGGTATGCACGACAAAGTGGAAGCGCAGATGAAGGGCAAGCAGGCGGGCGATAAAGTGACCGTGATGCTGGAGCCGGACGAAGCGTTTGGTCAGCCTGATCCTGAGCTGATGTTTGAAGACGATGTTGACAACGTGCCAGAAGAGTTCCGTTATGTGGGTGCTGAGGCGATGTTTGAAAACAGCAACGGCGAGAGCAAAAAGTTCGTCGTGTCTAAGGTGGAAAACGGCAAAATCACCTTGGATGCCAATCACCCGCTGGCAGGTAAAACCGTGGTTTTTCGGGTTGAGATCAAAACCGTCCGTGACGCCACTCGTGAAGAGCTGTCGGGCAAAGTGGCGACGGGACGTGAGTCTGGTGAGCAGTACGGTTTTTCTGATAATGGCGCTGATAAACGCACGTTGAATTGA
- a CDS encoding CbbQ/NirQ/NorQ/GpvN family protein: MKARSIKPEQHYVKNEPYYEAIGEEIAIFEAAYRNQLPVLLKGPTGCGKTRFMEYMAWRLKRPLITVSCHDDLTASDLVGRYLISGGETVWMDGPLAASVKAGAICYLDEIVEARKDTTVVIHPLTDDRRNLPMEKLGELLEAPDDFCMAISYNPGYQSVLKDLKQSTRQRFVALEFDYPSSALEQKIVEKETGVDQQTARQLVKFAQMTRNLKGSGLDEGASTRLLVHTGKLIVDGINPVTACSSAIAQALTDDGEMLAAVNELSSSLF, translated from the coding sequence ATGAAGGCGCGCAGCATCAAACCCGAACAGCACTACGTTAAAAATGAACCCTATTACGAAGCGATTGGCGAGGAAATTGCCATCTTTGAGGCAGCCTATCGCAACCAACTGCCGGTGCTGCTCAAAGGCCCTACTGGCTGCGGCAAAACCCGTTTTATGGAGTACATGGCGTGGCGACTCAAACGCCCCCTGATCACCGTCTCCTGCCACGACGATCTGACCGCCTCCGATCTGGTCGGGCGTTATTTAATCAGTGGCGGTGAAACGGTCTGGATGGATGGCCCGCTGGCCGCCTCAGTGAAAGCCGGAGCCATCTGTTATCTGGATGAAATTGTCGAAGCGCGTAAAGACACCACCGTGGTGATCCACCCTCTGACCGATGATCGGCGCAATCTGCCGATGGAAAAACTGGGTGAGTTACTGGAAGCGCCTGACGATTTTTGCATGGCGATCTCCTACAATCCGGGTTATCAAAGTGTGCTCAAAGATCTAAAGCAGAGCACCCGGCAGCGATTTGTGGCCTTGGAGTTTGATTACCCCAGCAGCGCACTGGAACAAAAGATCGTCGAGAAAGAGACCGGGGTTGATCAACAGACCGCCCGCCAGTTGGTCAAGTTTGCTCAGATGACCCGCAATCTGAAAGGCAGTGGCCTAGACGAAGGTGCCAGTACTCGCCTGTTGGTTCACACCGGAAAATTAATCGTTGACGGCATCAACCCCGTCACCGCCTGCTCCAGCGCCATCGCCCAAGCCCTCACCGACGATGGCGAGATGTTGGCGGCAGTGAATGAGTTGAGTTCTTCGTTGTTTTAG
- a CDS encoding FAD-dependent oxidoreductase produces the protein MTEVIATNQTILVVGGGVSGMTAALEAAEMGKKVVLVEKRAFIGGRITQLYKYFPKLCHPTCGLEINQRRAKMNPNLTILTLAQVTDLTGSEGNYSAKVTISPRYVNENCTACGDCAKAVDAEFDNEFNYGLGAMKKRKGAYLPYNMAHPQTYVLDPAMIGTEDAEKAKAACKYNAIDLDMQEEVLELNIGAVIWATGWRPYDAAKIQPYGYDRIANVITSVEFERMMDASGPTGGKLIRPSDGKEAKDVAFIQCAGSRDSNHLKHCSRICCMASLKQSTYVSEQFADSGKSTIYYIDIRAIDRFEDFYKKVQANKNVSFVKSKVANIIEDKATGNPILRGVDTEGYHRYEQPHDLVVLAIGMEPSLNEAGFPGDVVINEHGFIERDESNGAIFAAGCAADALDVNRAVQSATAASLRAIQVVNRVARAEG, from the coding sequence ATGACGGAAGTAATCGCAACCAACCAGACGATTCTGGTGGTCGGTGGTGGAGTGAGCGGTATGACCGCTGCTCTGGAAGCCGCTGAAATGGGTAAAAAGGTCGTTTTAGTTGAAAAACGGGCTTTTATTGGTGGTCGAATCACACAGTTGTATAAATATTTCCCTAAGCTGTGTCATCCAACCTGTGGTCTGGAGATCAATCAGCGCCGCGCTAAAATGAATCCGAATTTAACCATTCTGACTCTGGCGCAGGTGACGGATTTGACCGGTTCCGAGGGCAATTACAGCGCTAAGGTGACCATCAGTCCACGTTACGTTAATGAAAATTGCACCGCGTGTGGCGATTGTGCCAAGGCGGTGGATGCGGAGTTCGACAACGAATTTAATTACGGTCTTGGAGCGATGAAAAAGCGCAAAGGCGCTTATTTGCCGTACAACATGGCGCATCCGCAAACCTACGTTTTGGATCCGGCGATGATCGGCACCGAAGACGCAGAGAAAGCCAAAGCGGCCTGTAAATACAACGCCATCGACTTGGATATGCAAGAAGAGGTCTTGGAGCTGAACATCGGCGCGGTGATCTGGGCGACCGGTTGGCGGCCTTACGATGCGGCTAAAATTCAGCCTTACGGCTATGACCGCATCGCCAATGTCATTACCAGCGTTGAGTTTGAACGCATGATGGACGCTTCAGGCCCTACTGGGGGCAAGTTGATTCGTCCTTCTGATGGCAAAGAAGCCAAAGACGTGGCGTTTATCCAGTGTGCTGGTTCGCGGGATAGCAATCATCTTAAACACTGCTCGCGCATCTGTTGCATGGCTTCATTGAAACAGTCCACCTACGTCAGTGAGCAGTTTGCCGACAGTGGTAAATCCACCATTTATTACATCGACATTCGTGCCATTGACCGTTTTGAAGATTTTTACAAAAAGGTGCAGGCGAATAAAAACGTCTCCTTTGTGAAATCCAAAGTGGCCAACATCATTGAAGATAAAGCCACTGGCAATCCGATTTTGCGCGGTGTGGATACGGAAGGCTATCACCGTTATGAACAACCTCATGATCTGGTGGTGCTGGCGATTGGTATGGAGCCAAGCCTCAATGAAGCGGGTTTCCCAGGTGATGTGGTCATTAACGAACACGGCTTTATCGAACGTGATGAAAGCAACGGCGCGATTTTCGCCGCCGGTTGTGCGGCGGATGCGCTGGACGTGAACCGTGCGGTGCAAAGTGCAACGGCGGCTTCATTGCGAGCGATCCAAGTGGTGAATCGCGTTGCCAGAGCGGAGGGCTAA